In Chiroxiphia lanceolata isolate bChiLan1 chromosome 2, bChiLan1.pri, whole genome shotgun sequence, a single genomic region encodes these proteins:
- the SPRY2 gene encoding protein sprouty homolog 2 — METRAQHSSGSQPLLQARRDSGRPHGEPDLRDVLMQQVHVLSLDQIRAIRNTNEYTEGPTVAPRPGVKSTPRLATQSKNERPHGLPEHRHFSRIQHTQTHASPRAPLSRSISTVSTGSRSSTRTSTSSNSSEQRLLGSSSGPVADGIVRMQPKSELKSSELKPLSKEDLGAHSYRCEDCGKCKCKECTYPRTLPSCWICDKQCLCSAQNVVDYGTCVCCVKGLFYHCSNDDEDNCADNPCSCSQSHCCTRWSAMGVVSLFLPCLWCYLPAKGCLKLCQGCYDRVNRPGCRCKHSNTVCCKVPSIPPRNFEKPT; from the coding sequence ATGGAGACaagagctcagcacagcagcgGGTCGCAGCCCTTACTACAGGCTCGGCGTGACAGTGGGAGACCACACGGGGAGCCTGACCTGCGGGATGTCCTAATGCAGCAGGTTCACGTCTTGTCATTGGACCAGATCAGAGCCATCCGAAACACGAATGAATACACAGAGGGACCTACGGTAGCTCCACGGCCAGGGGTCAAGTCCACTCCTCGGCTGGCAACCCAATCCAAAAATGAGAGACCCCATGGCTTGCCCGAGCATCGTCATTTTAGCCGGattcagcacacacagacacacgcaTCTCCTCGGGCACCACTGTCCCGATCTATCAGCACGGTCAGCACAGGTTCACGGAGCAGTACGAGGACAAGTACGAGCAGTAATTCATCTGAGCAAAGACTTCTAGGATCATCTTCAGGGCCAGTTGCTGATGGGATAGTCCGAATGCAGCCCAAGTCTGAGCTCAAGTCGAGCGAGCTGAAGCCACTGAGCAAAGAAGACTTGGGAGCACACAGCTACAGGTGTGAAGACTGTGGAAAGTGTAAGTGTAAGGAGTGCACTTATCCGAGGACCCTGCCCTCATGTTGGATTTGTGACAAGCAATGTCTTTGCTCAGCCCAGAACGTGGTTGATTACGGGACTTGTGTTTGCTGCGTGAAGGGCCTCTTCTACCACTGCTCTAACGATGATGAGGACAACTGTGCTGACAAcccctgctcctgcagtcaGTCACATTGCTGCACTAGGTGGTCCGCCATGGGTGTAGTGTCCCTCTTTCTGCCTTGCTTGTGGTGTTACCTACCAGCCAAGGGTTGccttaagttgtgccagggcTGTTACGACCGGGTAAATCGGCCTGGGTGCCGCTGTAAACACTCCAACACCGTTTGCTGCAAAGTTCCCAGCATCCCCCCTAGGAACTTTGAAAAGCCAACGTAG